The following DNA comes from Apus apus isolate bApuApu2 chromosome 24, bApuApu2.pri.cur, whole genome shotgun sequence.
TTAGAAGCAACCAGGAAGGTTTGTGGATTCACCAGGTACTGGTGTAGGCTCAGAAAAGCCATTGCAgggtgaagcagcagctcaaggACTATCCTGGCTCCCTCTGCTTGCCCCATATTCCCTGTCCTTCCCACATGCAGGGTGGTGGCAACCAAAGACAAAAGGACTGAAACTGCTCTGAAGACACTGCTCAAAGTAGGGCACAGTATCTTTCATATCGACCTGTTAGCTGTGACTTATCTACTTCTCTTAGAAGCTAATTATTTTACACATTTAATTTAGGGTAATTAGATCAGCAGGAATTGAACTCAAACCAAATGCTGGTAGCCTTGTGAGGATTTTCTGAAACGGGGCTTTATATTCCATCTGCACTTCCCTCCACTAAGGGAAGAGACAAAGTGTCCCCAAAGATGAGAATGGAAATTTCCATCACTCCCTATGTTATTAGCTCCCTACCACTGCCCAGTCAGCATCACCAATTTCCACAAAGCCCTTTGCATATAGGGAGCAGGATACAGGTAAAGGAGCCCAGATGTCCATTTCATATGGTTCTCTTGCCCCCACTTTGTGCCTATGGCCTCACCTTGCTAGGAAGGCTGATGTTCCCACCTTTACATCCTTCCATGGCAAGGGCAAACACTGTGTGCTGGAAGTAGCAGCATCACAGATAGACACAGGAATCTGTGAATTTGCTTCTTGCAAGTTCAACGACTGGCCTCACCTTCTTCCCATGGTACCTGCACAGAACACACAAGAACTTCTTGTTATGAAATGTAACAGAAGAATAATATgacacaggaagaaagaaagcattttaaaaaaacccaactgacTTTACTCCAATGTAAAGCAACTCTACGTATGTTTTAAGGGAGAAAAATCTCTGAATTGCCACTTATCTGGTGTGTCTTCCTATCCAGGGATCTGTGTTGTGCACATCCTCTTCATTTCCAAGCATTCCTGTTAACTTGAAAACAGGCATCTTGATACAGCTGGTACAGACTCCACACAGAAGAATCCAGTTCCAAGCAGGTTTCCCCTTCCATTTCTAtgtgaaaatgggaaaaaaaaaaaaaatctggatctAGACAATCATCAGTGTTGTACCTTGTGCATGTCTGGCAAGAGACAGAgtgaggcagcacagccttttgTTCAGAGATTTCTGTGATCAAGAACCCAAACAAGGAAACGTAagagaaacatttatttgaaaatgaagcaaaaagtCTCTCAGAAAAAATGCTCAACTTTCAACAGCCTTTAACAAAAGGAGCTACAATGGCTGAGCTTTGACCACACCTCAGAATTAAATTCAGAACAGCAATGCAGGATGTAAATTGATTCATGTCATTTTTGGACAGAGGAAGATGCATCATAAAGGTCACTAAAAacatattagaaaaataaatgtgtggaaagtgttttgaaaacttcaataaaagggaagaaaacagggaaagatAAAACACGGGAAGATGACTCAGGAACTTCTAACAAAGCAGCAGATCTGACACCAATACTCACTATGGTCAGTGGCAAGTCATTTAACCTCACATGTAAAACGAGGATACTGGCAACCTCTTGAGGCACTGGGAGACTTAATTAGTTGCTATTCGTAGATTACACAGAAAGTCTGAAGGTGAAAGTACTAAATGCTAAGTATTATTAGCTTCTGCAGTATTAATTTCCATAACTGGGCAACCCCAACAATACGAGAAAGTGGATCAGTGTCAATtatcaaaataaatgtatttttatggtTCTCTTGGGTCAAAAAGGTACCCAAACAgggaattttgcttttaaaagtactAACTGGTAACACATCTCTGTAATACACAAAGCAGCTTGTCATCTTCAATTCAGAGCTTCTGACTCCTAACCAAATTTACATTCCACATTCCTTAACAAGAACCATCTGAACCAAACAGCTTGGAGAGGTGAAAGCTCTCAGAGCTCCCAGGGAAATGTGAACTGCTCTGCatttccactgctctcccctggGAAGGCTCAGGAGCAATGATGTGATCGACACAGGACATGCTGGTTTGTGTGGCTGAACTCTTCCTTACAGTGCCTGATCCCTCTGGAGCCACTGCTTGACCTCCCAAACCAGCTGTGCCAGTGGTTATggagctggttttgctgctcttcCAAGGCAGAGATAAATGACCCTTGTAAAAGTTCCAaaccaacaaaagaaagaaattcagagcAAACCCAACCCCCAGGAGTTTTAAAACAAGATTCTCCCTTTGGCTGCCCACTGAGTCATGTTTCTCTGTGCCTGTAGCAGGCACTGAAGACTGAAAACCCTCCTCATCTGCTCCACCACGTTTAATTGCTGGGGCAACATCTGCTTCCTCTGTCTTTTCCTGGGCAGAAAGGGCATAGCGGGCCACAGTGGTAAGGAATTCCTTCCCTTTGGATTTCTCTACTGAGACACAATCATAGGATCCAGCTGCATCCATCGTCACGTTCAGAACTGCTATTCCTCCATCGTAGAGGAGATACTTGGAGTCCTCAGCCTGAACTCTGCTCCCATTGAACTTCCACACCACACTTGCCAGGTTGGACAGAGGGACACACTGCAGATGAACATTGTTTCCAAGGGTAAAGGGGTATTTTCTCacactgttttctgaaatgatGAAGATAATGGCTTTTTAAAGTAAGAACACTGGGAATTTAGTTGTACTTACAAAACCATGCTCATTTCCGTTGAGAGGGTTAAGAGCATTAGGCAAGACCAGCTCAAAGCAGGCATTTTTTTGGGCTTAGTTCAAAAGTAATCATCAACATGATTTAAATTCTGTGGTTTTCTATAGTGCAAGCATTCCAGtgaacacaaaacattttgatctcatgaagttaaaatattctttcttcaaaacaaacGCTCACATACCTACACTAAGGCAGCTGGAAGCATCCCCGTGTTTCACACTTTGAAttaaattcctgaaaaaaacaaaacagaaaagaaaaaaaacccaaaccaaacagatgaaaacacagacaagaAGTGTTCTGGCTTGTGTCATTCCATTTCTAGGAATCATCCTAGTTTTGTGTTACAGCCACTAGCAGTGCAGCTGAAACAACTTCTCTGTACTTACAGGGTCTGAGCAGGTGGGTGTGCCAGGGGGACACatccctgagcagccccagcccaggcacagtAGGGATCCCGAGCCAAGATGCAATCCAAGCAGCCCTTGTACCGGTGGCACTCGGCAACGGGAAGCTGCACCACCTGAGACTGGGACCCCACATAGAGCATTCCCTACAAATGCAGGAGGGAGATCTGGTATGAGACTTCAAGCTGTTATTTTCTAATATGGATCATGAGATTTTCTGGtattcataaaaaaacccacaacaacagTCAGCAAACTAAAAGTCTGGTAAGAACAGATAGTGACATGAATGAGAAACACCCCCTGGCTTCCCACAGCATGTAAAACATCTGAAGTTCCTTccctcattttttaatgaacacaAAGGCTTGTTTCAGTTGTATTTTGACACACACAAATTcaccttctaaaaaaaaaaccaccccaaaacaagTTTTGTGCTTCTATTATTAACAAATACATGATAGAAGCAGGATTATGAAACATTTGCAGGCTATTTAAAAGCCAGAAGAACACGACAGAAGAGCAAGGCCTGAGGGAAGGAGTCACTTTCCATGTGCAGGGACAGAAGTTGTACCTTTTTAGGAGACAGCTGAAGAGATTGTACAGGCTCAGGAGacagaaacagctgcagctcttccaCAATGAACATTTCCCCATCACAACTCAAAGCTTTATGCAAATATCCATCATCTACATAAAAGAAAAcgtatttttaaagataaacttGTTTAAACACAGCGAAACATTTTAGCCTGATAATTCATGCTGAAATTAGATAGAAATTTAGCAGACATTCCTGGGCAGAGGGAATTTCTGAAATTCTTCAAAgcaattcttattttttctccccataCAAGAgaagcagttattttattttttttcaaggggaaaaaaaagacctcAAACAATCCCTGAATTTGCAAATACTATTATGTCAAGTTTCCTTTGATATGGAAAGTTTCTAAAAGGAGCCTCTTAACATCCAACAAGGCAAACACATTTAATCTAACTGGgatgaagatattaaactaGCAAGACAGCTTCTGAATGCAAAACTTCAAACAGGGCTGATTAATACTTTAACTTTTTtgaagtttcagaaaaaatctctggaacaaaatacagaaaaatgtattgtttCCTAACAAAAAACACTTACCTGTTCCTAGAAACATAACATCATAGGTTTCTTTATCTAGGCCAGTGACTCTGTCTACCACAATCCTGGTATAGTTGGAACCTCTCTTCAGGAGCACCGGACCATTGCCAATGGGACTGACTGGATCATCCATCAGAGGGTGATCTCTAACAAACTGCAGGACTTTGTCAGGCAGGTCAGCAGAGGTGTTATACCCAGCAGTCCGGGCAAGGTCATCAATGCACTAGAAACAAAGGGTAACACACATCGTTACAATTGCTCttatatagaatcacagaatgccaggctggaagggacctccaggatcatctgctccaacctttctaggtactggctcaagctgagacttaaaactgtgcaatgtgggggaatccaccacttcccttgggagactattccaatgtttgactgtcctcatggtgaaaaattcacCTCTTGTGTCCTCAGGAGcagcttgtgcccatgaccccttgtcctttccatgtgactccttgtaaatagggagtctccatcttcttgataGCCACCCttgaagtactggaacattTCACTTGGGTATATAACAAAGGTGTATTTCCTTCTAAACATTGCTTTTCTACTGATcttcaaaagataaaaataattattttcctcacATTTTATGAACTAGCTAAAACCCCATCTATCTTGTGGAGGGAACTGTAAGTGAGGCAGCTTTGCTAGGATCCCTCCTAGGATGGAATGAGAAAGCAGGTATCTCCTTGATGATAATAAACACTGTATTTAGATTAGTAAAACAGGAGCTAATGActtgctaccaaaaaaaagagaatccAGAGGCTGTTCATTTAATTAGCAcaagtaaattaatatttacagcACCAGGACGTGGAACTGGCACTTCCCCTCTATACACCATCCACTGAACAGGGGAATGTTCTGCAGTTACTGGTCCTTTGTAGCTTCCTTTGGAGAAGACTTCCTGGATATTTTTCATACTGTATGCACACACAGCTGAGATGTCTAATCTTCccctgagaagaaaaaaaaaacaacagaagaaacaaaacaaaacccacacaaaataaaaagatcattttatttgcttttatataaaaacactttgaaatCACCCAATCTCCACAGTGCACACTGCTGTGTCTTTTTCAAGATTAGTCAAAATACCTAACACTAAAAAGACTGATTCAGAAAATGTGAATCATGATTCACTGACAATAAAACAAAGACATTCATACAAGATGAATTTAATTATGTTTATGTCAAAAAATCAAGTAACCACCTTCAAATAAATTGAAACAAGTTAGCGAATGAGGACCTTCTGACAACCTTTCTAGCACACAGACAGACCGGCCCAATTGTTATGGTAATCAACCTTTTGACAGGATTCCCCTCCCTTTGACCCCACACTTGGAGGCCATTAATTCTTCTTCTAACCCTGTAACTCATCTCACTGAAAACTACACAAATTTCCTCTTTGCTTCCAATTATAAAGCCTTTCAGAACAATGAAAATTTAGGCAGACTCTAAGGAGTCTTTGGATCAGACACTGATGTCATTTCAGTTCTATCAGTGAATACCAAGCTGAAGTCTCTTTGCCACATCTAAAGGAATAAATGTTCTACAAATTCCTGTCTTAGGACACATTGAACCCAACCTGTCATAACTAGAAATAAAACTCACAGAAGCTCCAGTGGGTACAATCTGACAGGTAAAGAGGTGGCAGCAGGTTAAGCTGGACAGTGCTGAGCTGCATTCTGAGAACTCTGATGCTTTTATAAAACATGAGAATTACCTACAACTTTGTCACTGGTATTTTCTGTCATGTAAAgttttgtcctgtttttctttagtcAGAGCATTAAGAAAGGGGTAGTTGATTCTAAAACTTGTAAGCTATCTGCTCAGAGCTCTGCTTCCATTTCCACAGAACATTAGACAAGCAGGCCATGACAGATACTTCTTTTGGAACAGAAGAATAATTCTGCACCATGAAATGTCAGTGATTTCCTTGAGTGCTATAAAGACCAGAAGAATCCAAGCCTTTCTGTACGTAATTATGCAATTTTATATGTAATTAGTTTTAATTGCCCCACCATCCTACTAGAGAAAGCACAACGAAAAGCCTGGCTTTGAAGAAGCTTTTGGTTAGGCTATAATTGAAGGCTTTGGCCCAggaaccaaaaatattttgtttctgatgaTAGTGTTTGCTCAGCTGGATCAAGCTGTAAGAAAATCAAATGTGGCCCATGAGAAGATGCAGTGCAGGTCAGTGGTAGCTGAGGTAAAGCTAAAGGCTCCACTGGGGATCTTCATGCTGAGGTAAGAGCCTTCCCTCAGTTCATGACAAACGTTAGTACCACACGTAGCCCTCTAGCTTACCATTGCTGGGAAAAAATTCCATAAAATATGCTGTCCTGCCATCTCCTTCTCCTAAGGAAAAAGATGTCCTGGATAATATTGAAATGGAAGTTTAATTCTGGAAGGGAACAGGCAAGGTGGGATTTTAAAAACGACGTCCATCTCCTCTGCAATACGCGTTTTCCACCGAGGTCACCCTGGATGGGGGAAGAACATCAGCACTGAGGGATGCACGAAGACACAGATGGGATTTTCACCTAATTCCTGTTGCTGTGGGGAGGAACAGAGCTGGCCTTTCAGTACAAAGCTCAGTTCATGGCAAAGAAAAGAACGTCAAATGCAACCTGAACAGCTGGTTCTGTTCtagcaggaaaaagaggaacctagttcagaaataaaatgcgTATGCGAGAATTTTGTTTGGTTAGCCAGTGGAGATACCACTGCTGACTGGGAAGCTTCATCTGAAATACACTACCCAAAATCTTTCTACTACAAATACTAACCCTGCAGACCCGGGCAATTCTGGACACCAGAACCTTGTCATAGAATTCAAATTCAACAGCTGTTTCAGTGAAGAACACATAAATTTTATCATCATCTCCATTTGGGCTGGATTCACTCTCATGCACTATTTCCATGTTGACAAAGCTTGGCTCTGAAACACATAGATACAAACAGAGTTGGGAGTTCATTCCAAGAAAAACGTAAAAGccagatattattttaaaattaagtctAATTGAACTTTTCTGTGGACTAGGGGACAAGAAAAGGGCTGAAAAGTATTTATGAATCTATGAAACATTCGAGAAGGAACTGTGGTTTTCTACACAGAGCTGTGGCTCGTCCcatcactgctgcctgcagtcaCAGAGTTCTCTTTAATTCTGTCCTCAGTTCAAAATCTCACATGACAAAATCAATCCGTAACATCCTGCTACATTCTGGAGAGAATTCATGGaattttatcatagaatcccagactggtttgggttggaagaaccttaaagatcatctagatccaacccctgcatgggcagggacacctcccaccagcccaggctgctccaagccccatccaacctgcccttcaacactgccagggatggggcagccacagcttccctgggcagcctgggccagggtctcaccaccttcacacttcagaatttcctcctcatgtccaacctaaatctcccctctttcagttttgatcaatcgcctcttgtcctctcacaacaagcccttgaaaaaagtccctcACCTGGGAGAGAAAGCCACACACCAAATTCAAGAGActcaaatacagaaacaaaccTCTTACCATTTAGCCACGATGCTGTGAACTCTGTTCTCACTGGATTTCTCATACTGCGGAGTATTATGGGTTCTGTTCCCAAGAAGTTATTTGAAGTGGCTGAATAAAATTCCCCATCTTAGAAAGATTTGgattaaacaaaaaagtgtaaaatacttaatttttaaaatgcaaaagccTATCATAAGGAACAAACTGGGGCTGACATGCAAAGATAGAATTAGGGTAATGGTTTCCAATAGCTTATTTTAGGTGGGGAAAAGCATTTCAGGTTGCATGTCAGTCCAAACATACCTACAAAAACAGAGGCATAATTTAGAGTTGGTTCAAACGGGCACTTCCCTCTGCCCTCTTCATCTCTTCCTTGCAGGCTCATGTTTGTTCCATGGATAACCTGTGGCAGAAAATCATTTAAATAGGATAACATCCCCCCCTCACCTCCCCCAAAATGTTTAATAAGTATTTTTGAggtttttaatatacttttataaaataatttggaaagtTTCTAATTGTCAACAGGAATGTTGTAA
Coding sequences within:
- the LOC127394170 gene encoding semaphorin-4D-like encodes the protein MACSFPGLPDQPPCPRYRGRDPGPCPGYQGRVPGPCPRYQRRVQDGNKNTFMNEGLSNISTLLVDEETDTLFVGGRDAVFALDLNNISREISRIRCQNYILFLHKINDSNLYVCGTNAYHPTCDHMVIHGTNMSLQGRDEEGRGKCPFEPTLNYASVFVDGEFYSATSNNFLGTEPIILRSMRNPVRTEFTASWLNEPSFVNMEIVHESESSPNGDDDKIYVFFTETAVEFEFYDKVLVSRIARVCRGDLGGKRVLQRRWTSFLKSHLACSLPELNFHFNIIQDIFFLRRRRWQDSIFYGIFSQQWGRLDISAVCAYSMKNIQEVFSKGSYKGPVTAEHSPVQWMVYRGEVPVPRPGACIDDLARTAGYNTSADLPDKVLQFVRDHPLMDDPVSPIGNGPVLLKRGSNYTRIVVDRVTGLDKETYDVMFLGTDDGYLHKALSCDGEMFIVEELQLFLSPEPVQSLQLSPKKGMLYVGSQSQVVQLPVAECHRYKGCLDCILARDPYCAWAGAAQGCVPLAHPPAQTL